One Microcoleus sp. AS-A8 DNA window includes the following coding sequences:
- a CDS encoding DUF3172 domain-containing protein, with translation MKRKSRFTPPNDRDSFSTSKPASSIFTPLVLFAFAAIFILGVGVGIAFSSTATFNPENVASREVIDRSVPNAELCVQYGASSIVTDMRVFVTLNPFNVFVTQPTMRPGCVLRQNNWSILEQKNLVTSDQVRDCKRRMNTFGFTGDLNSKPEIECIYQNEAAGNLFLNQPGSVGPKSETNNF, from the coding sequence ATGAAACGTAAATCCAGGTTCACTCCCCCTAATGATAGGGATAGCTTCTCCACTTCTAAGCCTGCGAGTTCCATATTCACGCCCCTAGTACTTTTTGCTTTTGCGGCGATCTTTATACTAGGAGTTGGGGTGGGCATTGCTTTTAGCTCCACAGCGACGTTCAACCCAGAAAATGTGGCATCCCGCGAAGTCATTGACCGCAGTGTACCGAACGCTGAACTCTGTGTTCAATATGGTGCCAGCTCGATCGTTACGGATATGCGTGTGTTTGTGACACTCAATCCCTTTAATGTCTTTGTTACCCAGCCGACCATGCGGCCTGGGTGTGTACTACGTCAGAATAACTGGTCAATCTTGGAGCAGAAGAACTTGGTAACCTCCGATCAGGTGCGTGACTGCAAACGACGGATGAATACCTTTGGCTTCACCGGCGACCTAAATAGCAAACCTGAAATCGAGTGCATCTATCAAAACGAGGCAGCCGGTAACCTCTTCCTGAATCAGCCAGGGAGTGTTGGGCCAAAATCAGAAACGAATAATTTCTAA
- a CDS encoding phosphoribulokinase, whose product MTSRPIILGIVGDSAAGKTTLTRGIAQVLGTDQVTVICTDDYHRYDRKQRAELGISALHPDCNYLDIIEQHLSLLRQGQPILKPIYNHSTGSFDAPEYIKPSKFVIVEGLLGYATRESRDCFDVKVYLAPPESLRAQWKIKRDTRKRGYTEEQVLDQLRKRESDSEEFIRPQRKWSDIVVSFYPPDDDTSEQSDLLLNVHLVLRPTIPHPDFTGILNPSKSHLSSAIRLELDRDMGKPVDVLEIDGHATDEQVKELERLLCNEIPYLGQFCSLEGNQDIGKVTGTTGETLQSYPLALTQLLITYHMIKAANIFDSAEPSLSV is encoded by the coding sequence ATGACTAGTCGTCCTATTATCCTTGGAATCGTCGGTGATAGCGCTGCCGGAAAAACAACTCTGACGAGGGGAATTGCTCAAGTTTTAGGCACCGATCAAGTCACGGTTATTTGTACGGATGATTACCACCGCTATGATCGCAAGCAGCGAGCTGAATTGGGAATTTCAGCCTTGCACCCCGACTGCAACTATCTAGATATTATTGAGCAACACTTGAGTCTGCTCCGCCAGGGACAACCCATTCTCAAGCCCATTTACAACCACAGCACCGGCTCGTTTGATGCGCCGGAGTACATTAAGCCCAGCAAGTTTGTGATTGTTGAGGGATTGCTGGGTTATGCGACTCGTGAATCGCGGGATTGCTTTGATGTCAAAGTTTATTTAGCACCGCCGGAATCTCTACGGGCACAGTGGAAAATCAAGCGCGATACACGTAAGCGGGGGTATACCGAAGAACAGGTTCTCGATCAATTGAGGAAGCGTGAATCAGACTCAGAAGAATTTATCCGTCCTCAGCGCAAGTGGTCAGACATTGTCGTCAGCTTTTATCCGCCTGACGATGATACATCGGAGCAGAGCGATTTATTGCTGAATGTACATCTGGTACTCAGACCCACTATCCCGCACCCCGACTTTACGGGAATTCTCAATCCCAGCAAATCCCATCTCAGTTCAGCGATTCGCTTAGAACTCGATCGCGATATGGGTAAGCCGGTTGATGTTCTCGAAATTGATGGTCATGCGACTGACGAACAGGTCAAAGAGCTAGAACGGTTACTCTGTAATGAAATTCCCTATTTAGGTCAATTCTGTAGTCTGGAAGGGAATCAAGATATTGGTAAAGTTACAGGAACAACTGGGGAAACGCTCCAAAGCTATCCTCTTGCCCTAACGCAGCTACTCATTACTTATCACATGATCAAAGCGGCCAATATCTTTGACTCAGCCGAACCCAGCCTTAGTGTTTAG
- the radC gene encoding DNA repair protein RadC produces MTYSLRIADIPTSERPRERLMVEGAKNLTTAELIAILLGTGQGKGKLSAIGLGQYILQQLGQNQRDPMEVLRDIHPQELMEFHGVGPAKATTILAAVELGKRAFQSRPSQRTVIDSPTAAAAALSHDLMWQTQERFAVLLLDAKNQLLGTKVITIGTATETLANPRDIFREVLRQGATRVIIAHNHPTGSVEPSSEDINLTTQLLQAGQLLCIPILDHLILGNGNHQSLRITTSLWNEYPQGD; encoded by the coding sequence ATGACGTATAGCCTCAGAATTGCCGATATTCCAACCAGCGAGCGCCCTCGTGAGCGATTAATGGTGGAGGGAGCTAAAAATCTGACAACAGCGGAACTAATAGCGATTTTGTTAGGTACAGGTCAAGGAAAAGGCAAGCTTTCTGCGATCGGTTTGGGACAATACATTTTGCAGCAGTTAGGCCAAAACCAGCGCGATCCGATGGAGGTGTTGCGAGACATCCACCCTCAGGAGTTGATGGAATTTCACGGTGTGGGGCCAGCCAAGGCAACAACAATTCTAGCCGCTGTTGAGTTGGGGAAACGGGCATTTCAGTCTCGCCCTTCGCAACGTACAGTGATTGATAGCCCCACAGCAGCAGCGGCTGCCCTCAGTCACGATTTGATGTGGCAAACTCAGGAACGATTTGCAGTGTTGCTGTTGGATGCGAAGAATCAGTTGTTGGGGACTAAGGTGATTACGATTGGCACGGCAACGGAGACATTGGCAAATCCCCGCGATATTTTCCGAGAGGTGCTGCGACAGGGAGCAACAAGGGTCATCATTGCTCACAATCATCCTACTGGAAGTGTGGAACCGAGTTCGGAAGATATTAACCTGACTACACAGCTTTTGCAGGCAGGGCAATTACTCTGCATTCCCATCCTGGATCATTTGATTTTAGGGAATGGGAATCATCAGAGTTTGCGTATCACGACTTCGCTATGGAATGAATATCCACAGGGAGATTAA
- a CDS encoding pentapeptide repeat-containing protein produces the protein MANEEHLEILKKGAKAWNSWRECCRDIKPDLSRVNLEKAGLRETDLNQVDLRGANLSQAILQGANLRRANLSSASLSERNPTDIEITENNFVFIFLKDSSIDRPVAYFRKTNLSGSNLSGANLEEANLNEANLCRADLSQADLSRISALHTNFSQAIFTGVCIEDWHINRFTKLDDVICDYVYLKRGQQERRPHMGSFVRGDFLKLVQDSLDTVDLIFNEGVNWKAFAYSFHNTQVENEGIPLAIRSIENKGDGVVLIRVTVLPDTDKGKIYNDFLQGYEFAEKALEPKYQARLEDKDKEINRLFYLVNQLQNQLGEVPKLMAEQSKYDQRGANISIGSYVDTAQSGSRQQGQAIQHNYAPEQKQTLAEAAAEIQQLLQQLEQTNPSATEAEKIEHINDETTPKFKKRVVGALQATGEAAIDEFVLENKYLKVAKAAIKGWMKPE, from the coding sequence ATGGCAAATGAGGAGCATCTTGAAATACTCAAAAAAGGAGCAAAGGCTTGGAATAGTTGGCGGGAGTGTTGTCGCGACATTAAGCCTGACCTTAGTAGGGTCAATCTTGAGAAAGCAGGCCTCCGTGAAACTGACCTTAACCAAGTGGATTTGCGTGGTGCAAACCTCAGTCAGGCAATCTTACAAGGAGCAAATCTCAGACGAGCCAACCTTAGCTCTGCAAGCCTCAGTGAGAGAAACCCTACAGATATAGAAATAACAGAAAATAATTTTGTTTTTATCTTTCTTAAAGACTCTTCTATAGATAGGCCAGTAGCCTATTTCCGTAAAACGAATCTTAGTGGCTCCAACCTTAGTGGAGCTAACTTAGAGGAGGCAAATTTAAACGAGGCAAATCTATGTAGGGCAGACCTTAGTCAAGCAGACCTAAGCAGAATCAGTGCTTTGCATACTAACTTTAGTCAGGCAATATTCACTGGAGTATGCATAGAAGACTGGCACATCAATAGATTTACAAAGCTTGATGACGTGATTTGTGACTATGTTTACTTAAAGCGAGGTCAGCAAGAACGCCGTCCGCACATGGGTAGCTTTGTACGTGGAGATTTTCTAAAACTCGTTCAGGATTCGCTAGACACAGTTGACCTAATCTTCAATGAAGGGGTTAACTGGAAAGCTTTTGCTTACTCATTTCACAATACACAAGTTGAAAACGAAGGTATTCCACTAGCCATTCGGAGTATTGAAAATAAAGGAGATGGCGTTGTTCTGATCAGGGTCACTGTCCTTCCTGATACAGATAAGGGCAAAATTTATAATGATTTTCTACAGGGCTATGAATTTGCAGAAAAAGCATTAGAGCCAAAATATCAAGCCAGACTAGAAGATAAAGATAAAGAAATTAATCGATTATTCTATTTAGTTAATCAATTACAAAACCAGTTAGGCGAGGTTCCAAAGCTAATGGCAGAACAGTCAAAATACGACCAGCGTGGCGCAAATATCAGCATTGGCAGTTATGTAGACACAGCTCAGTCTGGCAGTCGGCAGCAAGGTCAAGCTATTCAACACAACTACGCACCAGAGCAAAAGCAAACGCTAGCTGAAGCAGCAGCAGAGATTCAACAGCTGCTTCAGCAGCTAGAGCAGACTAATCCCAGTGCGACAGAGGCTGAAAAGATTGAACACATCAATGACGAAACCACTCCTAAGTTCAAGAAACGTGTTGTTGGTGCATTGCAAGCGACTGGCGAAGCAGCAATTGACGAGTTTGTCTTAGAAAACAAGTATCTCAAAGTGGCAAAAGCGGCTATCAAAGGCTGGATGAAACCAGAGTAA
- a CDS encoding WG repeat-containing protein, whose protein sequence is MARFIVGAVAMVFAIAIQPLIHPSLATPPPSPPDAPRFSLPLPSLPLQNDRTRDIVIKLTNAFSFSEGVAAVWIGPQWGYIDKTGKIAIQRMFNDAYEFSDGLAIVKIGTKYGAIDKTGKTVIQPQFDQAYRFSQGLAAVQIGNQWGYIDKTGNLVIPPKFDEAYHFSQGLAAVEIGDKYGYIDKTGNIAIQPQFNFASDFSEGVAPVRIGNKSGYIDQTGNLVIPAQYNRAFPFCEGLAVVEIGDKYGYIDKTGNIAIQPQFGEVGSFSEGLAVVPSTNGKGYMDKTGKIAIKPQFTFAYPFSEGLAVVQMGFQWGYIDKTGNRVINLQ, encoded by the coding sequence TTGGCTCGGTTTATCGTGGGTGCAGTCGCGATGGTATTTGCGATCGCCATACAACCCCTAATCCATCCCAGCCTCGCAACTCCCCCTCCATCACCCCCCGATGCTCCCAGATTTTCATTACCACTGCCATCTTTGCCGTTACAGAATGACAGAACCAGGGACATCGTTATCAAGCTAACCAACGCTTTTTCCTTTTCCGAAGGCGTCGCAGCCGTATGGATCGGTCCTCAGTGGGGTTATATCGACAAGACTGGCAAGATTGCCATCCAACGGATGTTTAATGATGCTTATGAGTTTTCCGATGGACTGGCAATCGTCAAGATTGGCACTAAATATGGTGCGATCGACAAAACGGGCAAGACAGTTATCCAGCCCCAGTTCGATCAAGCTTATCGCTTTTCTCAAGGGCTGGCGGCAGTACAAATTGGCAATCAATGGGGCTATATCGACAAGACTGGCAACCTAGTCATCCCGCCTAAGTTTGACGAAGCCTATCATTTTTCTCAAGGGCTGGCAGCAGTAGAAATTGGCGATAAATATGGCTATATCGACAAGACTGGCAACATCGCCATCCAGCCGCAATTTAACTTTGCCTCTGACTTTTCCGAAGGCGTCGCACCAGTACGAATTGGAAATAAGTCAGGCTATATCGATCAGACTGGCAACTTAGTCATCCCCGCACAATATAATCGTGCGTTTCCCTTCTGTGAGGGGTTGGCCGTGGTAGAAATTGGCGATAAGTATGGCTACATCGACAAGACTGGAAACATCGCCATCCAGCCGCAGTTTGGCGAAGTCGGTTCCTTTTCCGAAGGGCTAGCAGTAGTCCCTTCAACTAATGGCAAGGGCTATATGGACAAGACGGGTAAAATAGCGATCAAGCCACAGTTTACGTTTGCTTATCCCTTTTCCGAAGGGCTGGCAGTGGTACAAATGGGTTTTCAGTGGGGCTATATCGACAAAACGGGCAATCGGGTTATTAACTTGCAGTAG
- a CDS encoding WG repeat-containing protein, which translates to MKTVSLCLVCLSVLMFASSSQPLDAQDASRALPVTSNSKQNVTSQIGKLVIQPQFDDAHRFSEGLAAVKIGDKWGFIDKTGKLVIQPQFESISESYENEARSFKTFSEGVAGVQVGEKKWGYIDKTGKFVIQPKFEFVTNFSQGVAAVRIGNKSGYIDKTGKFIIQPKFEGSGSFSEGVAVAVVGNKSGYINKTGKFVIKPQFDRAESFQQGQAKVWIGEKPHCIDKTGKLLKQQSDTCGLTFSEGLLAVNRTEEPVLCSSFGQCSVGYIDKTGKMAIQPKFSRATNFSEGLAAVALYGDHEGHVPVFWSWVYIDKTGKVVIPTEFRDAKSFSEGLAPVMIKDKWGYISR; encoded by the coding sequence ATGAAGACAGTTAGCCTTTGTTTAGTTTGCCTCAGCGTTTTGATGTTTGCTTCTAGCAGCCAACCTTTAGACGCACAGGATGCCTCTAGAGCATTGCCCGTTACATCTAATAGCAAACAAAACGTAACGTCTCAAATCGGCAAACTCGTCATTCAACCTCAGTTTGATGATGCCCACAGATTCTCCGAAGGGTTAGCGGCTGTCAAAATTGGCGACAAATGGGGGTTTATTGACAAAACGGGCAAACTCGTCATCCAACCTCAATTTGAGTCTATTTCCGAGTCCTATGAGAATGAAGCCAGGTCTTTTAAGACCTTTTCCGAAGGCGTCGCAGGAGTCCAGGTTGGCGAAAAAAAGTGGGGCTACATCGACAAAACCGGGAAATTTGTCATCCAACCCAAATTTGAGTTTGTAACCAACTTTTCTCAAGGCGTCGCAGCAGTCAGGATTGGCAACAAGAGTGGTTATATTGACAAAACCGGGAAATTCATCATCCAACCCAAATTTGAGGGTTCAGGCAGCTTTTCTGAAGGCGTCGCAGTAGCCGTCGTCGGCAATAAAAGTGGCTATATTAACAAAACCGGGAAATTCGTTATTAAGCCCCAGTTTGATAGAGCAGAAAGCTTTCAACAAGGGCAAGCTAAAGTTTGGATTGGGGAAAAGCCGCACTGTATTGATAAAACCGGGAAGCTTCTCAAACAACAATCTGATACTTGTGGATTGACTTTTTCTGAAGGACTATTAGCCGTAAATAGGACTGAGGAACCTGTTCTTTGTTCAAGTTTTGGTCAATGTAGTGTCGGCTATATCGACAAGACAGGAAAAATGGCGATCCAGCCTAAGTTTAGTAGAGCAACGAACTTTTCCGAAGGGCTGGCAGCCGTAGCGTTATATGGCGATCATGAAGGGCACGTTCCTGTTTTTTGGTCTTGGGTTTACATTGATAAGACAGGCAAAGTCGTTATTCCCACAGAGTTTAGGGATGCGAAAAGTTTTTCGGAAGGGCTAGCCCCCGTCATGATCAAAGACAAGTGGGGCTACATCAGTCGATGA
- a CDS encoding TldD/PmbA family protein produces the protein MHPSPLLLTKELPTLHYTSTPNRFDESWEAPLATLLGVGRAAGADFVEFFLERVNYISCLAEDDIITSISPRLSTGAGVRVFRGHADCYVSTNDLSFSGLKAALEKALSIQGLQLPAPNAHIPEINLELLRDYATKRGKDTWLSQCSSMREMGEVLLDANQQLNLKASHVQSRRATYFRDWQEVLIASSDGTFARDIRLTQSVGYSLLCADGANRSSINQRAGNTSDPGFLRSWDYKSTAEDVAESAGKMLYADYVESGTYPIIMANQFGGVIFHEACGHLLETTQIEKKTTPFADKKGEKIAHESLTAWDEGRSESAFGTIDMDDEGMPAQRTLLIENGILKNFIADRAGSVRTGHPRTGSGRRQNYTFAAASRMRNTYIAPGNYTNEDLFASIDKGIYCKKMGGGSVGATGQFNFGVDEAYLIENGKITKPLKGAILIGEATEIMHKISMCSQDLGLAAGFCGSVSGSIYVTVGQPHIKVDSITVGGR, from the coding sequence ATGCATCCAAGTCCCCTGCTGTTGACGAAAGAACTCCCCACCCTGCACTACACTTCTACACCCAATCGCTTCGATGAAAGCTGGGAAGCCCCCCTGGCAACGCTTTTGGGCGTCGGACGTGCCGCTGGGGCTGACTTTGTGGAGTTTTTCTTAGAGCGGGTCAACTACATCAGTTGTTTAGCCGAAGATGATATCATCACCAGCATCTCACCCCGCCTCTCCACAGGCGCTGGCGTGAGAGTGTTTCGGGGTCATGCGGATTGCTATGTTAGCACGAACGATCTATCCTTTTCCGGCCTAAAAGCTGCCCTCGAAAAAGCCCTTTCCATTCAGGGACTCCAACTCCCGGCACCGAACGCCCATATCCCAGAAATTAACCTGGAATTGCTCAGAGATTACGCCACCAAAAGAGGCAAAGATACGTGGCTTTCTCAATGTAGCTCCATGCGCGAAATGGGTGAAGTGCTTTTAGATGCTAACCAGCAGCTTAATCTCAAAGCCAGTCACGTTCAATCGAGACGCGCTACCTATTTCCGCGACTGGCAAGAAGTGTTAATCGCCTCCAGTGATGGCACCTTCGCCCGTGATATTCGCCTGACGCAATCGGTAGGATATAGCTTGTTGTGTGCGGATGGTGCAAATCGCTCATCAATTAATCAACGTGCTGGCAATACCAGTGACCCTGGATTTTTGCGCTCGTGGGACTATAAGTCTACGGCTGAAGATGTCGCTGAATCCGCGGGGAAAATGCTCTATGCGGATTATGTCGAATCCGGGACTTATCCCATTATCATGGCCAATCAATTTGGTGGGGTAATTTTCCATGAAGCCTGCGGACACTTACTAGAAACCACACAAATTGAGAAAAAAACCACGCCCTTTGCTGATAAAAAAGGCGAAAAAATTGCTCATGAAAGCTTAACCGCCTGGGATGAAGGACGCTCTGAAAGTGCCTTTGGCACCATTGACATGGACGATGAAGGAATGCCGGCCCAAAGGACTCTATTAATAGAAAACGGCATTCTCAAAAACTTTATCGCTGATCGCGCCGGTTCTGTACGGACTGGACATCCCAGAACAGGCAGTGGGCGTCGCCAGAACTATACGTTTGCCGCCGCTTCTCGGATGCGTAATACCTACATTGCGCCAGGAAACTACACTAACGAAGACTTATTCGCCTCCATTGATAAAGGCATCTACTGCAAGAAAATGGGCGGTGGTAGTGTAGGCGCGACAGGGCAATTTAACTTTGGTGTAGATGAAGCCTACCTCATTGAAAACGGTAAGATTACCAAACCGCTAAAGGGTGCCATTCTCATTGGAGAAGCCACGGAAATTATGCATAAAATTTCTATGTGTTCTCAAGACTTGGGATTAGCGGCTGGCTTCTGTGGTTCTGTGAGTGGCAGTATTTACGTAACGGTAGGACAGCCCCATATCAAGGTTGATTCGATTACTGTCGGGGGACGTTAA
- a CDS encoding TldD/PmbA family protein, with amino-acid sequence MPKIDDIATQAKDSASKLGIKKFDIYGSTVDETSVQVEGGEPKQVKASNRSSVIVRVWNEENTVGVTSTTDVNSEGLELALKTAYEASFFGVKEHVPDFSPEASVPIEDSSNGKTAQAPVSQLIDNLIQAEKELLNAHPAIKGVPYNGMSQRDLERFYLNSEDALRTEARSYASLYLYSKTEEEGKKPRSGGAFRISHSLNDLDVQGCLKEAAEKTISHLNYEKVKSGKYRVVFSPEAFLSLLGAFSNLFNAQNILDKQSLSTPDSLGTEIASPFLCVADDARHPDNVASTLFDGEGTPTRRVELIRNGVLSHFLHSVGTAKRMNQNPTGHGNIGAKVTVSPHFYHVYSGVAAEQEYSLETAENVIFIDDLQALHAGVKALQGSFSLPFDGWMVNQGERISIESATVAGDFLDVLKSIIFLEKEAELTPGGICPRVWVEELSITGE; translated from the coding sequence ATGCCCAAGATTGACGATATTGCAACTCAAGCCAAAGATAGTGCTAGTAAATTAGGTATCAAGAAATTTGATATCTATGGCTCAACGGTCGATGAAACCAGTGTTCAAGTCGAGGGCGGAGAGCCAAAACAAGTTAAAGCCTCTAATCGTTCGAGTGTCATTGTTCGTGTCTGGAATGAAGAGAATACCGTCGGAGTTACCAGCACGACAGACGTAAATTCCGAAGGACTTGAATTAGCTTTAAAAACAGCTTATGAAGCTAGTTTTTTTGGGGTAAAAGAACATGTGCCTGATTTTAGCCCTGAAGCCTCTGTTCCGATTGAGGATAGCTCTAATGGAAAAACAGCACAGGCTCCCGTCTCACAATTAATTGACAACCTCATCCAAGCCGAAAAAGAACTGCTGAACGCTCATCCAGCAATTAAAGGTGTGCCTTACAACGGCATGTCTCAAAGAGATTTGGAGCGCTTTTATCTGAACAGCGAAGACGCCCTGCGAACAGAAGCTCGTTCCTATGCCTCGCTCTATCTTTATAGTAAGACGGAAGAAGAAGGGAAAAAGCCTCGTAGTGGTGGCGCGTTTAGAATCAGCCATAGTTTAAATGACCTTGATGTTCAGGGTTGCTTGAAAGAAGCAGCCGAAAAAACTATTAGTCATTTAAATTACGAAAAAGTCAAGTCAGGCAAATATCGAGTCGTCTTCTCGCCGGAGGCATTTTTGAGCTTGCTGGGGGCTTTTTCCAATCTTTTCAATGCTCAAAATATTCTGGATAAGCAAAGTCTTTCTACTCCCGACTCTTTGGGGACAGAAATTGCCTCGCCTTTCCTGTGTGTGGCTGATGATGCGCGGCATCCTGATAACGTAGCATCAACCTTGTTTGATGGAGAAGGTACACCAACTCGCCGCGTGGAGCTAATTCGTAATGGTGTCCTGAGTCATTTTCTGCACAGCGTCGGTACAGCGAAACGGATGAACCAAAATCCCACGGGGCATGGAAATATTGGCGCTAAAGTAACCGTTAGTCCACATTTTTACCATGTTTATTCTGGAGTGGCGGCTGAGCAAGAATATAGCCTGGAAACAGCGGAAAATGTAATTTTCATTGATGATTTACAGGCACTTCATGCCGGAGTGAAAGCCTTACAAGGTTCTTTCTCTCTGCCCTTTGATGGTTGGATGGTTAATCAGGGAGAACGCATCAGTATTGAGTCTGCAACTGTTGCTGGAGACTTTCTTGATGTTTTAAAGTCGATCATTTTTCTGGAGAAAGAGGCCGAATTGACTCCAGGAGGTATTTGTCCAAGAGTTTGGGTTGAAGAACTTTCCATTACGGGAGAGTAA
- a CDS encoding lysozyme inhibitor LprI family protein — protein MSPLLAKAENLAHTQTTPQLLTQAPNCNNPQTQSEMNACEGLRWQKADRELNRVYQLVISKLAGARGTKLVNAQQSWVKFRDSECDFSGSFAEGGTMQPGLVAACRANITQQRIADLNSYRQAKMPRAVGNNYRDSDYKLNQTYQRLKQRLSNSRQKKLEKAESTWIKFRDSGCEFEAVSAGNVSKNTCLVRTTEQRIKQLEIHLETSDL, from the coding sequence ATGAGTCCACTCTTAGCTAAAGCTGAAAATTTAGCACATACCCAAACCACACCCCAACTTCTAACCCAAGCCCCTAATTGTAACAATCCCCAAACTCAATCTGAAATGAATGCTTGTGAGGGATTACGTTGGCAAAAAGCAGATCGAGAGTTAAACCGAGTTTATCAATTAGTAATTTCCAAATTAGCAGGAGCAAGAGGTACAAAGTTAGTCAATGCCCAACAATCATGGGTTAAATTTCGAGATAGTGAATGCGATTTTTCGGGCAGTTTTGCCGAAGGCGGTACTATGCAACCGGGATTAGTTGCCGCCTGCCGTGCTAACATCACGCAGCAGAGAATAGCCGATCTAAATTCTTATCGTCAAGCCAAAATGCCAAGAGCTGTTGGCAACAATTACCGCGACTCAGATTATAAACTCAATCAAACTTACCAACGCTTAAAACAACGCTTATCCAACTCTCGTCAGAAAAAATTAGAAAAAGCAGAATCAACTTGGATAAAATTCCGAGATTCTGGGTGTGAATTTGAAGCCGTTAGCGCTGGTAATGTAAGTAAAAATACTTGTCTAGTTCGTACAACGGAACAGAGAATCAAACAGTTAGAAATACACCTCGAAACCAGTGATCTCTAA